ACGGCGTCTCGCGCCAGTCTATCCCCGCCGACCGGCTGCGGCAGTTCGAGATGGTCTATCCGTTCGGCTGGCTCGGCCTGCTCGCCGACGTGCCGCCGGTGCATGAGGAGCTGATCTATGCCGGCCACGAGCGCGGCTTCGCGCTCTGCTCCATGCGCTCGCCGACCCGCAGCCGCTACTACGTCCAGTGCGGGCTGGACGAGCGGGTCGAAGACTGGTCCGACGACCGCTTCTGGGATGCGCTGGCAGCGCATCTGCCGGCCGATATCGCGGCCCGGCTGGTCACCGGACCGTCCATCGAGAAAAGCATCGCGCCCTTGCGCTCCTTCGTTGCCGAGCCGATGCGCTTCGGCCGGCTGTTCCTTGCCGGAGATGCCGCCCATATCGTGCCGCCGACCGGCGCCAAGGGGCTGAACCTCGCCGCGTCCGACATCCACTACCTGTCGGAAGCGCTGATCGCCCACTACCGGCAGGGCAATGAGGGCGGCCTTGTCGCCTATTCTGACCGGGCGCTTGCAAGGGTCTGGAAAGCCGAGCGTTTTTCCTGGTGGATGACGACGACCCTGCACCGCTTTCCGGACAAGGGCGAGTTCGGCGCACGCATGCAGCAGGCGGAGTTCGACTATCTCGCCTCCTCCCGCGCGGCGCAGACGACGCTCGCCGAAAACTACGTCGGCCTGCCCTACTGACGCCTTGCCGCTTTCGGTTGCCGGCTCTTTTTTCCGCCCCCGCCGCCCGGTTTGACTAGGGTCAAGGCGGCGCAGGCCCGAAGCCGCAGGATGGTCTTGCAAGAGATCCGCCTTGCGAGCGGATGGCGGCTGAGGAGGCGGGCGTGACGGACGGCAAGCGACAGGCAGCAGAGGCGAGCGGCAACACCAGCGCACCGGACGGCGCGTCTGTCCCCGCACCCGAGGCCGACGGCGCGATCGGTGACGGCATGGCCGAAGGGCTCTCCCTGGAGCGGGTCGCGGCCGTGCAGGGACGCGAGCTTGCGGCCGTTCAGGACATCTCCGGACACGACGGAAACGGCGGCGCCGAGGGCCTTGCCGCGATCCTCGACGGGGCCTCGCCGGACGATGCCGGCCTGATGCGGAGGGCGCTCGGATTGCCCAAGCCGCCGGGCACGCCGCGCCGGACCAGCAACGAACTTGCCCCC
This genomic window from Stappia sp. 28M-7 contains:
- the pobA gene encoding 4-hydroxybenzoate 3-monooxygenase; this translates as MTPAFSGQKPVDVPARTGVVIVGGGPSGLLLSQLLHLAGVDNVVLERRSRAYVLSRIRAGVLEQGTVDLLRKAGVGARMDREGLVHDGVEIAFHDRRLRIDLADLTGGRTVMVYGQTEVTADLYAARDAMGGAVVHEAEDVALHDLEGTQPFVTFRLGETVHRIDCDFVAGCDGFHGVSRQSIPADRLRQFEMVYPFGWLGLLADVPPVHEELIYAGHERGFALCSMRSPTRSRYYVQCGLDERVEDWSDDRFWDALAAHLPADIAARLVTGPSIEKSIAPLRSFVAEPMRFGRLFLAGDAAHIVPPTGAKGLNLAASDIHYLSEALIAHYRQGNEGGLVAYSDRALARVWKAERFSWWMTTTLHRFPDKGEFGARMQQAEFDYLASSRAAQTTLAENYVGLPY